One stretch of Halapricum desulfuricans DNA includes these proteins:
- a CDS encoding glycosyltransferase family 87 protein — MLDLEERNRGVRLVLLVGVALGLGNLAYVLLASPRHIAIDYRVYHLAGTVALEGGNFYTAVPEGLPGYFHYVYPPITVLGFAPLALLGGETVGFAAHTIETVLVGLGAAWLLVRYIERVGGGRLPWLDRGLIGAFVVGSVHSMSSLLFGQVNHHLVAALVVGFVALDADRETLAGVAFGFAAFLKVFPAAVGLWLLRRRAWRAIAAAVGFALAGFAAGLAVFGPELTVAYVERAIVPRFSPDAFAGGLDPEATYLTIRRPISVLLPTVDPTLYGLLAALVLAPPVAYLYRTIEDREDRLVSITGTMAAILVFFPSFPLYFVILYFPLIPLLYLLERGRPRRLLLAGALVASIAIRYDDLETGFEMAGFAPGLLETVVRPVLTFATPGLVGVLVILGGCLLQRRHTHGPQFALRK, encoded by the coding sequence GTGCTGGACCTCGAAGAGCGAAACCGCGGCGTCCGACTCGTCCTGCTGGTGGGCGTCGCGCTCGGACTCGGCAATCTCGCATACGTCCTGCTGGCCAGCCCCCGGCACATCGCCATCGACTACCGGGTGTACCACCTCGCGGGTACCGTCGCCCTCGAGGGCGGGAACTTCTATACGGCCGTCCCCGAGGGACTTCCGGGGTACTTTCACTACGTCTACCCGCCGATCACCGTCCTCGGGTTCGCCCCGCTGGCGTTGCTGGGCGGCGAGACGGTCGGGTTCGCCGCCCACACGATCGAGACGGTGCTGGTGGGGCTGGGCGCGGCGTGGCTGCTCGTTCGGTACATCGAGCGTGTCGGCGGCGGTCGCCTGCCGTGGCTCGATCGCGGGCTGATCGGGGCGTTCGTCGTCGGCTCGGTCCACTCGATGTCCTCGCTGCTGTTCGGACAGGTCAATCATCACCTCGTGGCCGCGCTGGTGGTCGGCTTCGTCGCGCTCGATGCCGACCGGGAGACGCTCGCCGGCGTCGCCTTCGGCTTCGCGGCGTTTCTGAAGGTGTTCCCGGCGGCCGTCGGGCTCTGGCTGCTCCGCCGGCGGGCCTGGCGGGCGATCGCTGCTGCCGTCGGGTTCGCTCTCGCCGGCTTCGCGGCCGGGCTGGCCGTCTTCGGGCCGGAACTGACGGTCGCGTACGTCGAACGCGCGATCGTCCCGCGGTTCTCGCCCGACGCCTTCGCGGGCGGGCTCGATCCGGAAGCGACGTATCTGACGATCCGGCGGCCGATCTCGGTGCTGTTGCCGACCGTCGATCCCACGCTGTACGGCCTGCTGGCTGCGCTCGTGCTCGCGCCGCCGGTGGCGTATCTCTACCGGACGATCGAGGACCGGGAGGACCGGCTCGTCTCGATCACGGGGACGATGGCCGCGATTCTCGTCTTCTTCCCGTCGTTTCCGCTCTACTTCGTGATCCTCTACTTCCCGCTGATTCCCCTGCTGTATCTGCTCGAGCGCGGGCGGCCACGGCGGCTGTTGCTCGCCGGTGCGCTCGTCGCCTCGATCGCGATCCGGTACGACGACCTCGAGACAGGCTTCGAGATGGCGGGCTTCGCTCCCGGACTTCTCGAGACGGTCGTTCGCCCGGTCTTGACGTTCGCGACGCCCGGGCTGGTCGGGGTCCTCGTGATTCTGGGAGGGTGTCTCCTCCAGCGCCGTCACACGCACGGGCCACAGTTCGCGCTCCGGAAGTGA